In Rubrivirga marina, the following are encoded in one genomic region:
- a CDS encoding cohesin domain-containing protein, with translation MALVVAPVALAQSGTVASNSYAPPSGLSDVASISAGYYHGLALKTDGSVVQWGGTSNGQGSPPAGLNAVAVDAGHFHSLALRSDGTVVAWGSNSNGQSTVPSGLSDVVAVSGGSYHSLALKSDGTVVGWGGRTFGEATPPAGLTDVVAIEAGGVMSLALKADGTVVQWGHSGYGTPPSSLAGVVSIAAGEFHGLALKADGTIVGWGYSEGYGAETAPATLTDPVAISAGQSFSIGLNSDGTIVGWGYPGGFSGMTTLSGVRSLSAGRGFTLALYGETPPLPTTPGGGGGGSSESALAIGSSASVYWPTDTAEIAVDAAAADGLLALSAVLGYDPARLDYDTGSLEAGALFTDGSPQAFAQDFPEAGTLDWTTGRTVGTATGDGSVATVTFSIDDLAAPGWAPFTLDRVDAIDDAGAEFTFDEVGGGQFMIGGVWPGDLNNDCTANYLDGLAILADYNATGAARPGDRDIAWGAKAFSPWGGSSAAPEFLRSFMDGDGNGTLDYRDALPVLLNYNETHEAETGCVAPASAARFAGTVDRTAGAASVALNGAVGSTVAFDLALSEPAAELLGVGIQLRFGTSGATVTSVEPGSLFTPAISIVHIEDGVAEAAFGQAGPDAAISGEGTLVRVVARIDAPDAAVEIAGLHLSTVSGGTTALDPAAGGVTVSESQPVANEDAAGGALDVALAPNPARAAAHVALTAPEAGAVTVRVFDALGRQVAAVDQTVPAGSTRFELPIDALAPGVYVVRVAGFGQATSRTLTVAR, from the coding sequence ATGGCCCTCGTCGTAGCCCCCGTCGCGCTCGCCCAGAGCGGGACCGTCGCCTCCAACAGCTACGCCCCCCCCTCCGGCCTCAGCGACGTGGCGTCCATCTCTGCGGGGTACTACCACGGGCTCGCACTGAAGACGGACGGGTCCGTCGTCCAGTGGGGGGGCACCTCAAACGGGCAGGGATCGCCCCCCGCCGGCCTCAACGCCGTCGCCGTCGACGCCGGGCACTTCCATAGCCTCGCGCTCCGATCGGATGGGACCGTCGTCGCCTGGGGGAGCAACAGCAACGGGCAGAGCACGGTCCCGAGCGGCCTCTCCGACGTGGTCGCGGTCTCCGGCGGGTCTTATCACAGCCTCGCACTGAAGTCGGACGGCACGGTCGTCGGCTGGGGGGGCCGCACGTTCGGAGAGGCCACGCCGCCGGCTGGCCTCACCGACGTCGTCGCGATCGAGGCGGGAGGCGTCATGAGCCTCGCCCTCAAGGCGGATGGCACGGTCGTCCAGTGGGGGCACAGCGGCTACGGAACGCCCCCCAGCAGCCTCGCCGGCGTGGTCTCCATCGCCGCCGGGGAGTTCCACGGGCTCGCCCTCAAGGCCGACGGGACCATCGTCGGCTGGGGGTACAGCGAGGGCTACGGCGCGGAGACGGCGCCCGCAACCCTCACCGACCCCGTCGCGATCTCGGCCGGACAGAGCTTCAGCATCGGGCTCAACAGCGACGGGACCATCGTCGGGTGGGGGTATCCCGGCGGCTTCAGCGGGATGACGACGCTCTCGGGCGTCCGGAGCCTCTCGGCGGGCCGGGGCTTCACGCTCGCCCTCTATGGCGAGACGCCGCCCCTCCCGACGACTCCCGGCGGCGGTGGCGGCGGCAGCAGTGAGTCGGCCCTCGCCATCGGCTCGTCGGCCTCGGTGTACTGGCCGACGGACACGGCCGAGATCGCCGTCGACGCCGCCGCCGCCGACGGGCTCCTCGCCCTCTCGGCCGTCCTCGGCTACGACCCCGCCCGCCTCGACTACGACACCGGGTCGCTCGAGGCCGGCGCCCTCTTCACCGACGGGTCGCCCCAGGCGTTCGCCCAGGACTTCCCCGAGGCGGGCACCCTCGACTGGACGACGGGCCGCACAGTCGGGACCGCGACCGGCGACGGGTCCGTCGCGACGGTCACGTTCTCGATCGACGACCTCGCCGCCCCCGGCTGGGCCCCGTTCACGCTCGACCGCGTCGACGCCATCGACGACGCCGGTGCCGAGTTCACCTTCGACGAGGTCGGAGGCGGGCAGTTCATGATCGGCGGCGTGTGGCCGGGCGACCTCAACAACGACTGCACGGCCAACTACCTGGACGGCCTCGCCATCCTTGCCGACTATAACGCGACCGGCGCGGCCCGCCCCGGTGATCGCGACATCGCGTGGGGGGCCAAGGCGTTCTCCCCGTGGGGCGGCTCGTCGGCCGCGCCTGAGTTCCTACGGAGCTTCATGGACGGCGACGGGAACGGGACGCTCGACTACCGCGACGCCCTCCCGGTCCTCCTCAACTACAACGAGACCCACGAGGCCGAGACAGGCTGCGTCGCGCCCGCGTCGGCCGCCCGGTTCGCGGGCACGGTCGATCGCACGGCGGGCGCGGCTTCAGTCGCCCTCAACGGGGCGGTCGGATCGACCGTCGCCTTCGACCTGGCGCTCTCCGAGCCGGCCGCCGAGCTCCTCGGCGTCGGCATCCAACTCCGGTTCGGAACGAGCGGCGCGACGGTCACGAGCGTCGAGCCCGGCTCGCTCTTCACGCCGGCCATCAGCATCGTCCACATTGAGGACGGCGTGGCCGAGGCCGCGTTCGGCCAGGCCGGCCCTGACGCCGCGATCTCCGGCGAGGGCACGCTCGTCCGCGTCGTGGCTCGGATTGACGCGCCGGACGCGGCCGTCGAGATCGCCGGCCTCCACCTCTCGACGGTGAGCGGCGGGACGACCGCGCTCGACCCGGCCGCGGGTGGCGTGACGGTCTCCGAGTCCCAGCCGGTGGCCAACGAGGACGCGGCCGGCGGCGCCCTCGACGTGGCCCTCGCCCCGAACCCGGCCCGCGCCGCGGCTCACGTCGCGCTGACCGCGCCGGAGGCCGGGGCGGTCACGGTCCGTGTGTTCGACGCGCTCGGCCGGCAGGTGGCCGCCGTCGACCAGACGGTCCCGGCGGGCTCGACCCGGTTCGAGCTTCCGATCGACGCGCTCGCCCCGGGCGTGTACGTCGTCCGCGTCGCCGGCTTCGGCCAAGCGACCAGCCGGACCCTGACGGTCGCCCGCTAA
- a CDS encoding SLATT domain-containing protein, whose amino-acid sequence MSPPPPSLLLEKWYRRAWIALNAHFDASHSRSTADRWMVGLAAFLSAIVAALVGSTLVDTGALDASLKWVIVIASAGAAGLTALATQLQYGKQAAAHREAASAYQKIAGRIEQLVLSDRPITDEDVAGIRDQIDDVESRAPAIPERFRKRYRDKYTPLGA is encoded by the coding sequence ATGTCGCCCCCTCCACCGTCCCTGCTCTTGGAGAAATGGTACCGACGTGCGTGGATCGCCCTGAACGCCCATTTCGACGCCTCCCATTCGCGGTCGACTGCCGATCGGTGGATGGTCGGCCTAGCCGCGTTCCTCTCAGCGATAGTCGCCGCCCTCGTCGGGTCCACTCTCGTCGACACGGGAGCGTTGGACGCCAGCCTGAAGTGGGTGATCGTCATCGCGAGCGCCGGCGCCGCCGGGCTGACGGCGCTCGCGACGCAGCTCCAGTACGGCAAGCAAGCGGCGGCCCACCGGGAAGCCGCCAGCGCCTACCAGAAGATCGCTGGCCGCATCGAGCAACTTGTTCTCAGCGACCGCCCCATCACGGACGAGGACGTCGCCGGGATCCGGGACCAAATCGACGACGTCGAGAGCAGGGCGCCAGCCATTCCCGAGCGGTTCCGCAAGCGGTACCGGGACAAGTACACGCCGCTCGGCGCCTGA